A genomic segment from Lutibacter sp. A80 encodes:
- a CDS encoding mechanosensitive ion channel family protein produces the protein MDTLNSILNFEIFSIGDTTVKISKLAVIVLTIFVIKILLWIVKKTLIRKHKITTLDTGTSYAIYQIIKYVLYVAAISFILENFGIKVTLLLASSAALLVGVGLGLQQTFNDIVSGFILLTERSIKINDVLEVDDEVVKIESIGLRTSKALNRDDISIIIPNSLITTSKVINWSHQSQKTRFKIDVRIAYGSDVDLALKILEESAFEHPKVFNRELIEARLINFGYSSLDLQLLFFSKNVFRIDRTKSSIRKIINRKFAENNIKIPFPQMDVHFKSNNTEIK, from the coding sequence ATGGATACATTAAATAGCATATTAAATTTTGAAATTTTCAGTATTGGAGACACTACTGTAAAAATATCGAAATTGGCAGTTATTGTACTCACTATTTTTGTTATTAAAATCCTTTTATGGATAGTAAAAAAAACACTTATCCGTAAGCATAAAATAACAACACTAGATACTGGAACATCGTACGCTATTTATCAAATTATAAAATATGTTTTATATGTAGCAGCTATTAGTTTTATACTTGAAAATTTCGGTATAAAAGTTACTTTATTATTAGCTAGTTCCGCTGCTCTATTGGTTGGTGTTGGCTTAGGATTACAGCAAACATTTAACGATATAGTTTCTGGCTTTATATTACTTACAGAAAGATCTATTAAAATAAACGATGTTTTAGAAGTTGATGATGAAGTTGTAAAAATTGAAAGTATTGGCTTAAGAACATCTAAAGCATTAAATAGAGATGATATTTCAATTATAATTCCAAATTCTCTAATAACCACAAGTAAAGTAATTAATTGGAGTCACCAATCGCAAAAAACAAGATTTAAAATTGATGTACGTATAGCTTACGGAAGTGATGTTGACTTAGCTCTAAAAATTTTAGAAGAAAGCGCTTTTGAGCATCCAAAAGTTTTTAATAGAGAACTTATAGAAGCACGTTTAATTAATTTTGGTTACTCATCTTTAGACCTTCAATTGTTATTCTTTAGTAAGAATGTTTTTAGAATTGATAGAACTAAGAGTAGCATACGAAAAATTATAAATAGAAAATTTGCCGAAAACAACATTAAAATACCATTTCCACAAATGGATGTTCATTTTAAATCTAACAATACGGAAATTAAATAG
- the ppgK gene encoding polyphosphate--glucose phosphotransferase: protein MNILGIDIGGSGIKGALVDVKTGSLTTERHRIATPKPATPEKVAKTIQKMINHFEWEGPVGCGFPTPLQHGKCLTGGNLHEDWKGTQVDALFSEKTGNEYSIVNDADAAGLAEISFGAGKDKKGTVIMITLGTGIGSGVFLDGKLLPNTELGHVLYKNGEVFEKYAADSVRKSENLNRKEWGKRLNKYFKHIDLILSPDLFIVGGGASKKLGKFVNHINIDTPIVAAEAENEAGIIGAAMAANFHIK from the coding sequence ATGAATATTTTAGGAATTGATATTGGGGGCTCAGGAATAAAAGGAGCTTTAGTTGATGTAAAAACAGGAAGTTTAACAACCGAAAGACATAGAATTGCAACTCCCAAACCCGCTACTCCAGAAAAGGTTGCTAAAACAATTCAAAAAATGATAAATCATTTCGAATGGGAAGGACCTGTTGGATGCGGATTTCCAACACCTCTACAGCATGGAAAATGCTTAACTGGAGGAAATCTTCATGAAGATTGGAAAGGCACACAGGTTGATGCTCTATTTTCTGAAAAAACTGGCAATGAATATTCCATTGTAAACGATGCAGATGCTGCTGGGCTTGCTGAAATTAGTTTTGGAGCCGGAAAAGATAAAAAAGGAACTGTTATTATGATAACCTTAGGAACTGGAATAGGTTCTGGAGTTTTTTTAGATGGAAAGTTATTACCTAATACTGAATTAGGACATGTACTTTATAAAAATGGTGAAGTTTTTGAGAAATACGCAGCAGATTCTGTTAGAAAAAGTGAAAATTTAAATAGAAAAGAATGGGGAAAACGTTTAAATAAATATTTTAAACATATTGACTTAATACTATCTCCAGATTTGTTTATTGTAGGTGGTGGGGCTAGTAAAAAACTAGGAAAGTTTGTAAATCATATAAATATTGACACTCCTATTGTGGCTGCTGAAGCAGAAAATGAAGCAGGAATTATTGGAGCTGCAATGGCTGCAAACTTCCATATTAAATAA
- a CDS encoding DUF58 domain-containing protein, translating to MKIIRSIYIHQRFFVYISIISALFLISFWFPIVYSFTWILVTIISVLLFTDIYLLFNSKKGIEARRILTDKFSNSDENPVSITIKNNYIFAIQAKIIDELPKQFQKRDFKHIANLNPQENYNFEYEVIPVERGEYHFGNLNVFISSPLKIIAKRYRFQENEMVAVYPSYIQMKKYEFLAISNRLTEFGLKKIRKIGHTLEFEQIKNYIAGDDVRTINWKATAKRSQLMVNQYQDEKSQPIYSIIDLGRVMKMPFEELKLLDYAINSTLAFSNIALKKNDKAGLITFAKKVDAIVAASNKKTHLNTINEALYNITTKYTDADFGYLYAVVKRKITQRSLLILYTNFEHISSLKRQLPFLKAISKHHLLVVVFFENTELDALIQEDAEDLQTIYHKTIAEKFAYEKKLIVKELERNGIYGILTKPKNLTVNVINKYLEFKAKGFI from the coding sequence TTGAAAATCATTAGAAGCATATACATACATCAACGTTTTTTTGTTTATATCAGCATAATTTCAGCGTTATTTTTGATTTCTTTTTGGTTTCCAATAGTATATAGTTTTACTTGGATTTTGGTAACTATTATTTCCGTATTATTATTTACGGATATTTACCTATTATTTAATTCAAAAAAAGGAATTGAGGCTCGTAGAATATTAACGGATAAATTCTCAAATTCAGACGAAAACCCTGTTTCAATTACAATTAAAAATAACTACATATTTGCTATTCAGGCTAAAATAATAGACGAACTTCCAAAACAATTTCAAAAAAGAGATTTTAAGCATATTGCAAATCTAAATCCTCAAGAAAATTATAATTTTGAATATGAAGTTATTCCTGTTGAAAGAGGTGAATATCATTTTGGAAATTTAAATGTTTTTATTTCTTCACCTTTAAAAATTATTGCAAAACGTTATAGATTTCAAGAAAATGAAATGGTTGCTGTTTACCCGTCTTATATTCAAATGAAAAAATATGAGTTCTTAGCAATCAGTAATCGTTTAACAGAATTTGGATTAAAAAAGATTAGAAAAATTGGACATACTTTAGAGTTTGAACAAATTAAAAATTACATAGCTGGTGACGATGTTAGAACTATAAATTGGAAAGCAACTGCAAAGCGCTCACAATTAATGGTAAATCAATATCAAGATGAAAAATCACAACCTATCTATTCTATTATAGATTTGGGTAGAGTTATGAAAATGCCTTTTGAAGAATTAAAATTATTGGATTATGCTATAAATTCAACTTTAGCTTTTTCAAATATAGCACTTAAAAAAAATGATAAAGCTGGGTTAATTACTTTTGCTAAAAAAGTAGATGCAATTGTTGCTGCAAGTAATAAAAAAACACATTTAAATACTATAAATGAAGCTTTATATAATATAACAACAAAATATACAGATGCAGATTTTGGGTATTTGTACGCAGTTGTTAAACGAAAAATTACGCAACGTAGTTTATTAATTTTATATACCAATTTTGAGCATATTTCATCTTTAAAACGTCAATTGCCATTTTTAAAAGCAATTTCTAAGCATCATTTATTAGTTGTTGTATTTTTTGAAAACACAGAATTAGATGCTTTAATTCAAGAAGATGCAGAAGATCTACAAACTATATATCATAAAACAATAGCTGAAAAATTTGCTTATGAAAAAAAGTTAATAGTTAAAGAATTAGAGCGTAATGGTATTTATGGTATTCTTACAAAACCTAAAAACTTAACAGTAAATGTTATTAATAAATATTTAGAATTTAAAGCTAAAGGATTTATTTAA
- a CDS encoding MoxR family ATPase, whose translation MENNDLNFENRIDLEKLKNAVIQIKAELSKIIVGQEKFIDLLIVALLADGHVLIEGVPGVAKTITAKLLAKTIDTGFSRLQFTPDLMPSDVLGTSVLNMKNSEFEFKRGPIFSNLVLIDEINRAPAKTQAALFEVMEERQISIDGNTYKMKPPFMVLATQNPIEQEGTYALPEAQLDRFLFKIDVGYPNLDEEILIIKSHQDRKGALPQTLISSLLSEADLLEYKNKIFDILVEEKIMKYIAELITKTRNHPHLYLGGSPRASIAVLNASKAYAAINGRDFVIPEDIKKVIYPILRHRIILTPEREMEGMTTDKVIEMIIQSVEVPR comes from the coding sequence ATGGAAAATAACGATTTGAATTTTGAGAATAGAATAGATTTAGAAAAGTTAAAAAATGCAGTAATTCAAATTAAAGCTGAATTAAGTAAAATTATTGTTGGTCAGGAAAAATTTATAGATTTATTAATAGTAGCATTATTAGCAGATGGTCATGTGTTAATTGAAGGCGTTCCTGGTGTTGCAAAAACCATAACTGCAAAATTATTAGCAAAAACAATTGATACAGGTTTTAGCAGATTACAATTTACACCAGATTTAATGCCGAGTGATGTTTTAGGAACATCGGTTTTAAATATGAAAAACTCTGAATTTGAATTTAAGAGAGGACCAATTTTTTCGAATTTAGTATTAATAGATGAAATTAATAGGGCACCAGCAAAAACACAAGCAGCCTTATTTGAAGTAATGGAAGAACGTCAGATTTCTATTGATGGGAATACTTATAAAATGAAACCACCTTTTATGGTATTGGCAACTCAAAATCCAATAGAACAGGAGGGAACGTATGCATTGCCTGAAGCTCAATTAGATCGATTTTTATTTAAAATAGATGTAGGATATCCAAATTTAGATGAAGAAATTTTAATAATAAAATCTCATCAAGATAGAAAAGGAGCATTGCCTCAAACTTTAATATCTTCATTACTTTCTGAAGCTGATTTATTAGAATATAAAAATAAGATTTTTGATATTTTAGTAGAAGAAAAAATAATGAAATACATTGCAGAGCTTATTACAAAAACACGAAATCACCCGCATTTGTATTTAGGAGGTTCTCCTAGAGCAAGCATTGCTGTATTAAATGCATCTAAAGCATATGCAGCTATAAATGGACGTGATTTTGTAATTCCAGAGGATATTAAAAAGGTTATTTATCCAATTTTACGTCATCGAATTATTTTAACTCCTGAGCGTGAAATGGAAGGAATGACTACCGATAAAGTAATAGAAATGATTATTCAATCTGTTGAGGTTCCTAGGTAG
- a CDS encoding DUF4350 domain-containing protein has translation MDKKTKIYAALFVLLIFGYMYLESTKKQPINWFPTYVAKHKIPYGTFVLKEELKSILPTTNITTVDIPPYVYLQDTTRVGTYLFVDEAINFGDAEFLRLMEFVARGNDVFISTHGMNIDTLNFETERLISKNLDEKVFFKQLNKAFKGKEYTFDRPFINQVFTKIDTVNTTVLGITGYVNEDEERTEEGINFVKHTYGKGNFYLHTFPEVFTNYTILNKTNHQHTANILSYLRTDIPILWDAYYKTGKSKITSPLQYLLSSKYLKWAYYMALIGVLFFIVFEGKRKQRSIPIIKPLKNQTVAFTQTISNMYFEKQEHKTIAEHKISYLLEFIRVKLNISTTIIDTEFYKNVAMRSGNSLEDVEKLFKFCDAIHLKNQITDIELIKLNTLIEKFKKTIQYGK, from the coding sequence TTGGATAAAAAAACAAAAATATACGCTGCATTGTTTGTGCTCTTGATTTTCGGATATATGTATTTGGAGAGTACAAAAAAACAGCCTATAAATTGGTTTCCAACTTATGTTGCTAAACACAAAATTCCTTATGGAACATTTGTTTTAAAAGAAGAACTTAAGTCCATACTACCAACTACAAATATAACAACTGTAGATATTCCTCCATATGTGTATTTACAAGATACTACCAGAGTAGGAACTTATTTATTTGTTGATGAAGCAATTAATTTTGGAGATGCGGAGTTTTTACGTTTAATGGAATTTGTTGCACGAGGTAATGATGTATTTATTTCAACCCACGGAATGAATATTGATACTTTAAATTTTGAAACAGAACGTTTAATTAGTAAAAACCTAGATGAAAAGGTGTTCTTTAAGCAGTTAAATAAAGCTTTTAAAGGAAAGGAATATACGTTTGATAGACCATTTATAAATCAAGTATTTACTAAAATAGATACAGTTAATACTACTGTTTTAGGTATAACGGGTTATGTTAATGAAGATGAAGAACGTACAGAAGAAGGTATAAATTTTGTAAAACATACTTATGGAAAAGGAAATTTTTACTTACATACGTTTCCTGAAGTATTTACAAATTATACTATTTTAAACAAAACCAACCACCAACATACAGCAAATATATTATCGTATTTAAGAACTGATATTCCTATTTTATGGGATGCTTATTATAAAACCGGAAAAAGTAAAATTACTTCACCGTTACAATATTTATTAAGTTCAAAATATTTAAAATGGGCCTATTATATGGCTTTAATTGGTGTTTTGTTTTTTATTGTTTTTGAAGGAAAAAGAAAACAACGCAGTATTCCAATAATAAAACCTTTAAAAAATCAAACAGTAGCTTTTACACAAACAATTTCTAATATGTATTTTGAAAAGCAAGAGCATAAAACTATTGCAGAACATAAAATAAGTTATTTATTAGAATTTATAAGAGTTAAATTAAATATTTCAACAACTATAATAGATACAGAGTTTTATAAAAATGTAGCAATGCGTAGTGGTAACTCTCTAGAAGATGTTGAAAAATTGTTCAAATTTTGTGATGCAATTCATTTAAAAAATCAAATTACAGATATTGAACTTATAAAGTTAAATACCCTAATAGAAAAATTTAAAAAAACAATTCAATATGGAAAATAA
- a CDS encoding DUF4129 domain-containing protein, which produces MQKVLFFIFFLVFSVGAYSQTDSLSVKKDKSSIVQKKFETNTLEKYKADKDFDYSENTVAKEPTLIERLFNWLSRQLLRFFEWIFGVKYAKGILGTILKVIPYILVGILLFLLIKFFLKVNTSSIVSSASNKAIVSITSDEELIKNKDLPKLIKQAIELKNYRLAVRYYYLNSIKQLEHNKLISWEQQKTNEDYIQEISRETIKSAFTNLTRLYDFVWYGNFEINENEFEKIAANFEAINNLINSK; this is translated from the coding sequence ATGCAAAAAGTACTATTTTTTATATTTTTTTTAGTGTTTTCGGTGGGAGCTTACTCTCAAACCGATTCACTTTCGGTAAAAAAAGATAAGAGTAGTATTGTTCAAAAAAAGTTTGAGACCAATACATTAGAAAAGTATAAAGCTGATAAAGATTTTGATTATTCTGAAAATACCGTAGCTAAAGAACCTACATTAATAGAGCGTTTGTTTAATTGGTTAAGTAGGCAATTATTACGCTTTTTTGAATGGATTTTTGGAGTTAAATATGCAAAAGGTATTTTAGGAACTATTCTTAAAGTAATTCCATATATACTTGTAGGTATTTTATTGTTTTTATTAATAAAATTCTTTTTAAAGGTAAATACTAGCTCAATAGTCTCAAGTGCATCAAATAAAGCAATTGTTTCTATAACAAGCGATGAGGAACTGATAAAAAATAAAGATCTTCCAAAATTAATTAAACAAGCAATTGAACTTAAAAATTATAGATTAGCAGTTCGTTATTATTATTTAAATAGTATAAAACAACTAGAACATAATAAGTTAATAAGCTGGGAACAACAAAAAACAAACGAGGATTATATACAAGAAATTTCTAGAGAAACTATAAAAAGTGCTTTTACAAATTTAACTAGATTGTACGATTTTGTTTGGTACGGTAATTTTGAAATTAATGAAAACGAGTTTGAAAAAATTGCTGCAAATTTTGAAGCTATTAATAATCTAATAAATAGTAAATAG
- a CDS encoding stage II sporulation protein M, whose amino-acid sequence MREASFVKRNKNKWLLFEDVLDNKEQISPDKLSDLYIEITDDLSYAKTFYAQSNTVVYLNSIASKAHQKIYKTKKENKNRLVSFFKTEFPLEFVNYHKQLLIAFITFLFFAIVGAYSAANDGSFVRLILGDNYVNMTLENIASGDPMAVYKKMGEGNMFILITLNNIKVAMMAFVFGMLFSVGTLYVMMQNGIMLGSFLYFFYDKDLLWESSRTIWIHGTIEISVIIIAGCAGLVLGNGLLFPKTYSRLASFKQSFKAGLKIMVSTIPFFIVAGFLEGFITRRTEMPDWLAIFIIVTSFIIVVYYYVIYPIKLTKQQNINGNK is encoded by the coding sequence ATGCGTGAAGCATCATTTGTAAAAAGAAATAAAAATAAATGGCTCTTATTTGAAGATGTTCTAGATAATAAAGAACAAATTTCTCCAGATAAGTTATCGGATTTATACATTGAAATTACTGATGATTTAAGCTATGCAAAAACTTTTTATGCTCAAAGTAATACTGTTGTTTACTTAAACTCTATAGCTTCAAAAGCACATCAAAAAATTTATAAAACTAAAAAAGAAAATAAAAATAGACTTGTATCTTTTTTTAAAACTGAGTTTCCTCTTGAATTTGTAAATTATCATAAACAATTATTAATTGCTTTTATTACATTTTTGTTCTTTGCTATTGTTGGAGCATATTCCGCGGCTAATGACGGAAGTTTTGTGCGTTTAATTTTAGGTGATAATTACGTAAATATGACTCTAGAAAATATTGCATCTGGAGATCCAATGGCTGTATATAAAAAAATGGGTGAGGGAAACATGTTTATATTAATTACCTTAAACAATATTAAAGTAGCTATGATGGCTTTTGTTTTTGGAATGCTGTTTTCTGTTGGTACATTATATGTTATGATGCAAAATGGAATTATGTTGGGTTCTTTTTTATATTTTTTTTATGATAAAGACCTGCTTTGGGAATCTTCTAGAACCATTTGGATACACGGAACTATAGAAATTTCGGTAATAATTATTGCAGGTTGTGCTGGTTTGGTATTAGGAAATGGTTTGTTGTTTCCAAAAACATACTCTAGATTAGCTTCCTTTAAACAAAGTTTTAAAGCAGGCTTAAAAATTATGGTTAGTACTATACCCTTTTTTATTGTGGCCGGATTTTTAGAAGGTTTTATAACACGTAGAACAGAAATGCCAGATTGGCTAGCCATATTTATAATAGTAACATCTTTTATAATAGTAGTTTACTATTATGTAATTTATCCAATAAAATTAACTAAACAACAAAATATTAATGGAAACAAATAG
- a CDS encoding RDD family protein, whose translation MDNFKIETAQNITIQQNVAPLSSRIGAFIIDMLIIGAYYALIIYFTNALGYLDTENIYVLYALISLPVFFYSLFFETLNNGQTPGKYFKKIRVTKIDGSKPTFGSYLIRWILRLIDISLASGSIALLTILLNGKGQRLGDIAAGTTVISEKKTISINNTLAVDIPENYVPTFPQVTILTDKDVQTIKELYLKAKKNNNHKMLLKLKLKIIEITGINSELNTIDFIDIVLKDYNYFTQQM comes from the coding sequence ATGGACAATTTTAAAATAGAAACAGCACAAAATATTACTATCCAACAAAATGTTGCCCCCTTAAGCTCAAGAATTGGGGCTTTTATAATAGATATGCTAATTATTGGAGCCTATTATGCCTTAATTATCTATTTTACAAATGCATTAGGTTATTTAGATACTGAAAATATATATGTGCTATATGCATTGATAAGTTTACCCGTTTTTTTTTATAGCTTATTTTTTGAAACTCTAAATAATGGACAAACTCCTGGGAAATATTTTAAAAAAATTAGAGTTACAAAAATTGATGGTTCAAAACCAACTTTTGGTAGTTACTTAATACGGTGGATATTGAGATTAATAGATATTTCTCTTGCTTCTGGTTCAATTGCATTACTAACTATTTTATTAAATGGAAAAGGGCAAAGATTAGGAGATATTGCTGCCGGAACAACTGTTATTTCTGAAAAAAAGACAATTTCTATTAATAACACTTTAGCAGTTGATATTCCAGAAAATTATGTCCCAACATTTCCTCAAGTAACTATATTAACTGATAAAGACGTACAAACAATTAAAGAACTATATTTAAAAGCTAAAAAAAATAATAACCATAAAATGCTTTTAAAATTAAAACTCAAAATTATTGAAATTACAGGCATTAATTCTGAATTAAATACTATTGATTTTATTGATATTGTTCTTAAAGATTATAATTATTTCACACAACAAATGTAA
- a CDS encoding trimeric intracellular cation channel family protein, translated as MTLFNFLDILGIIAFAISGSLVAMRKKMDPFGVFIIAFATAVGGGTLRDVLIGAHPVFWMKNTDVIFYILGSFIFATIFRKNLKYINKSLFLFDSIGLGIFTIMGTEIGLNANFHPIIIISIATMTGSFGGVIRDILCNEIPIIFRKEIYATACVLGSAIYLTLHNFEINSAVIYVTTSILIIAIRLIALRFKLSLPTFYAKE; from the coding sequence ATGACACTATTTAATTTTTTAGATATTTTAGGAATTATTGCTTTTGCAATTTCTGGATCTTTGGTAGCAATGCGAAAAAAAATGGATCCTTTTGGTGTTTTTATAATAGCTTTTGCTACAGCTGTTGGTGGTGGAACCTTAAGAGATGTATTAATAGGTGCGCATCCTGTATTTTGGATGAAAAATACAGATGTAATTTTTTATATACTTGGCTCATTTATATTTGCCACTATATTTAGAAAAAACTTAAAATACATTAATAAATCACTTTTTTTATTTGATAGTATTGGACTTGGTATATTTACAATTATGGGAACTGAAATTGGTTTAAACGCTAATTTTCACCCAATAATTATAATTTCAATAGCTACAATGACTGGTTCTTTTGGCGGTGTAATTAGAGATATATTATGTAATGAAATACCTATAATATTTAGAAAAGAAATCTATGCTACAGCTTGTGTTTTAGGATCTGCAATATATTTAACATTGCATAATTTTGAAATTAATAGTGCTGTTATATATGTAACAACATCTATTTTAATTATAGCCATTAGATTAATAGCTCTTAGATTTAAGTTATCTTTACCAACTTTTTACGCAAAAGAATAA
- a CDS encoding CoA pyrophosphatase has protein sequence MNFLILKKHIKQLSNAETGGLKAQFKLAPDIRKEFSEEKIKASNPRKAGVLAIFYPDTKGELHILLTLRASYKGVHSAQISFPGGKLDPKDSSLQHTALREAKEEVGIAEKDITIFKKMTEVYIPPSNFIVTPFLSYLDYTPKFTKNYEVEALIEVKLSDLLSDSAVSSTILSTSYAKEINVPCFKLNNYIVWGATAMMLNEIKELIKIIS, from the coding sequence ATGAATTTTTTAATTTTAAAAAAACATATTAAACAGTTATCAAATGCTGAAACTGGCGGCTTAAAAGCACAATTTAAATTAGCTCCAGACATTAGAAAAGAATTTTCTGAAGAAAAAATTAAAGCTAGCAATCCCAGAAAAGCAGGTGTTTTAGCTATTTTTTATCCCGATACAAAAGGCGAATTACATATTTTATTAACACTTAGAGCTAGTTACAAAGGTGTACATTCTGCTCAAATTAGTTTCCCCGGAGGTAAATTAGACCCTAAAGATAGCTCATTACAACATACAGCATTAAGAGAGGCAAAAGAAGAAGTTGGAATTGCTGAAAAAGATATTACTATTTTTAAAAAAATGACCGAGGTGTACATTCCACCAAGTAATTTTATTGTAACACCTTTTTTAAGTTATTTAGATTATACACCAAAATTCACTAAAAATTATGAAGTTGAAGCTTTAATTGAAGTTAAACTCTCCGATTTACTTTCAGATTCTGCTGTAAGTTCTACAATATTATCAACCTCATACGCAAAAGAAATTAACGTACCTTGCTTTAAATTAAACAATTATATTGTTTGGGGAGCAACTGCAATGATGTTAAATGAAATCAAAGAATTAATAAAAATTATATCTTAA
- a CDS encoding 1-acyl-sn-glycerol-3-phosphate acyltransferase produces MPIFKRNPFGHILFLKKWLIRFFGIVSHGRYRRFNNLQIEGSEIIRELPEKNVLFVSNHQTYFADVAAMFHVFNASLKGRNNSIKNIGYIWQPKLNIYYIAASETMKSGLLPKIFAYVGSISIERTWRSAGKDVNRQVKMSDISNIKKALDDGWVITFPQGTTKPFKPIRRGTGHIIKTYKPVVIPIVIDGFRRSFDKKGLLIKKRNILQSMVIKPPMEIDYENETVDEIVKRIEFEIEQDPAMLKVVPVEEYKRQEEALNKQRKFWDIF; encoded by the coding sequence ATGCCTATTTTCAAAAGAAATCCTTTCGGTCATATTTTATTTTTAAAAAAATGGCTGATTCGCTTTTTTGGAATTGTTTCTCACGGAAGATACCGTAGATTTAACAATCTTCAAATTGAAGGTTCTGAAATTATAAGAGAACTTCCAGAAAAAAATGTTTTATTTGTTTCAAATCATCAAACTTACTTTGCTGATGTTGCCGCTATGTTTCATGTATTTAATGCTTCTTTAAAAGGAAGAAATAATTCTATAAAAAACATAGGTTATATTTGGCAACCCAAATTAAACATCTATTATATTGCTGCTTCAGAAACCATGAAATCTGGTCTTTTACCTAAAATTTTCGCCTATGTTGGTTCAATTTCTATTGAACGAACTTGGAGAAGTGCTGGAAAAGACGTTAACAGACAAGTAAAAATGTCTGATATTAGCAATATTAAAAAAGCTTTAGATGATGGTTGGGTAATAACATTTCCACAAGGAACCACTAAACCTTTTAAACCAATTAGAAGAGGTACTGGACATATTATAAAAACATATAAACCCGTTGTAATACCAATTGTAATAGATGGTTTTAGACGTTCTTTCGATAAAAAAGGTTTATTGATTAAAAAACGTAATATTTTACAGTCTATGGTTATTAAACCTCCAATGGAAATAGATTACGAAAATGAAACTGTTGATGAAATTGTTAAAAGAATAGAATTTGAAATAGAACAAGATCCTGCTATGCTAAAAGTAGTGCCTGTTGAAGAATATAAACGTCAAGAAGAAGCCCTTAATAAACAGCGAAAATTTTGGGATATTTTTTAA
- a CDS encoding RNA polymerase sigma factor — translation MKSNDFQILQKLKKGNPTAYKQLFDEYYIPLSVYSLKYCDSFHLAEDIVQDLFIKFWNEKIYLRLENEISPYLFKAVKNNTLKTIKKNNKYQLEEIESQIEKLIIDETDIELIEQERKKLYQEIDQLPEKSKEVFKAIVLDNLKYKEVAEQLNISVNTVKTHYSRALKQLRNSLDIIIMLLLI, via the coding sequence ATGAAGTCTAATGACTTTCAAATTCTTCAAAAACTTAAAAAAGGCAACCCAACAGCGTACAAACAATTATTTGATGAATACTATATACCTTTAAGTGTATATTCCCTAAAATATTGCGACTCATTTCATTTAGCAGAGGATATTGTACAAGATCTCTTTATAAAATTTTGGAATGAAAAAATATATCTTAGATTAGAAAATGAGATTAGTCCTTACTTATTTAAAGCAGTAAAAAACAATACCCTTAAAACAATTAAGAAAAACAATAAATATCAATTAGAGGAAATTGAAAGCCAAATTGAAAAATTAATTATTGATGAAACTGATATAGAACTTATTGAACAAGAAAGAAAAAAATTATATCAAGAAATTGATCAGTTACCAGAAAAAAGCAAAGAAGTTTTTAAAGCAATTGTACTCGATAATTTAAAGTACAAAGAAGTAGCTGAACAGTTAAATATCTCAGTAAACACAGTAAAAACACATTATTCTAGAGCCTTAAAACAACTTAGAAATTCTTTAGATATTATTATAATGTTATTATTAATTTAA